In Plasmodium coatneyi strain Hackeri chromosome 5, complete sequence, a genomic segment contains:
- a CDS encoding SICA-like antigen, with product MGDFQYFTEFMKKWLTEKGASKTNANVLLERIKEGMGDILENIYEDAEEEKQYCSIRDTKGKEILKDEISKALCKILIRIFYWMDGLRQKGNKKEEIWEWERRVLTDSAEKELQDYLRCIVGKIVIVRMFGKHCRLNEVTPIVKKAIEGNIGKKGVEKEHKKCEEMDFESLKIGGKIFWEEIEKSIERNNEGGETIRKIKKQGQCGGNDVTKRTEDNNTDDEWRSTIELLGLNNKDHLQGLIADSDTWSKGGLNKILCYMKDKGDIEEVKKILVLKHHELGEIYKESVKEAKDSQEDRCGNDPTISGTNEEDSSPPSTIQTFNGGQSSKSSTPGSDQADHQKPTSSGPGSTSTKDTSPAQATLAEVTDKGDKKNEPVKDGQGVQHPNHVVGSSGASGDDKSEAAGGAEAAGPAGPVEPQAQPIEPRTGTVDASSSSTHQPSGAAGTGVLGDLVPGAGVPVAVSPATIAGGGGPGGPQGQSGSTGNQNTGSPRPAPPQEAAGRSKAQKVVNVKEEGMDNPSDFLAPYLPTIPVLIGTVAIAFLLLKYFGMFGPQKKRYKRMTQIPGPPLEEHRDGSDVTISYAPYEYILMKEGKGHPLHSTEMQQEEHVNRKTIIDIHLELLNESQNQNEEPELTNRVDFLENIMAEEFIKEEHT from the exons ATGGGGGACTTTCAGTACTTTACAgaatttatgaaaaaatggttaacGGAAAAAGGAGCATCTAAGACGAACGCG AATGTTTTAttggaaagaataaaagaaggtaTGGGCGATATTCTGGAGAATATATATGAGGAcgcggaggaggagaaacaaTACTGCAGCATAAGGGACACGAAAGGTAAAGAAATATTGAAGGATGAAATAAGTAAAGCtttatgcaaaattttaattagaATATTCTACTGGATGGATGGATTAAGACagaagggaaataaaaaggaagaaatatggGAATGGGAAAGAAGAGTGCTGACCGATTCAGCTGAGAAGGAACTGCAGGATTACTTAAGATGTATAGTGGGCAAAATAGTTATTGTAAGAATGTTCGGTAAACATTGTAGGTTGAATGAAGTTACTccaattgtaaaaaaggcAATAGAAGGTAATATAGGGAAGAAAGGTGTCGAGAAAGAACATAAGAAATGTGAGGAAATGGACTTTGAAAGTTTGAAAATTGGCGGGAAAATTTTCtgggaagaaatagaaaagagCATAGAACGGAAtaatgaaggaggagaaactattaggaaaataaaaaagcaggGACAATGTGGAGGTAATGATGTTACTAAGCGAACAGAAGATAATAACACAGATGACGAATGGAGGAGTACTATTGAACTGCTTGGATTGAATAATAAGGATCATCTGCAAGGATTGATCGCTGATAGTGATACGTGGTCAAAGGGAGGATTAAACAAAATACTGTGTTACATGAAGGATAAAGGGGATAttgaggaagtaaaaaaaatattagtgCTGAAGCATCATGAATTGGGGGAGATATATAAGGAATCGGTAAAGGAAGCTAAGGATAGTCAAGAAGATAGATGTGGAAACGATCCTACCATTAGCGGAACTAATGAGGAAGATAGTTCACCTCCATCTACCATCCAAACATTTAACGGAGGACAGAGTAGTAAGTCGTCCACTCCAGGTTCTGACCAGGCTGATCATCAGAAACCCACTTCTTCCGGCCCCGGATCCACAAGTACAAAGGATACATCCCCAGCACAGGCAACAC TTGCAGAAGTTACTGATAAGGGcgataaaaagaatgaaccTGTAAAGGATGGTCAGGGTGTTCAGCATCCAAACCATGTTGTAGGGAGCTCAGGTGCAAGTGGTGATGATAAAAGTGAAGCAGCCGGCGGTGCTGAAGCTGCAGGTCCAGCAGGTCCTGTTGAGCCTCAAGCTCAGCCCATTGAACCCCGAACTGGAACAGTTGATGCAAGTAGTAGTAGTACCCATCAACCTAGTGGTGCAGCTGGTACCGGTGTACTTGGTGACTTGGTACCGGGTGCTGGTGTCCCAGTAGCTGTTAGTCCTGCTACTATTGCTGGAGGTGGTGGTCCAGGTGGTCCTCAAGGTCAATCTGGTTCTACTGGTAATcagaacactggtagtccaagaccagCACCACCACAAGAAGCAGCAGGTAGAAGTAAAGCACAGAAAGTAGTAAatgtaaaggaggaaggaatggacaACCCTTCCGATTTCCTTGctccataccttcctaccattcctgtaCTGATCGGAACTGTTGCTAttgctttcctccttttgaaG TATTTCGGAATGTTCGGCCCCCAAAAAAAGCGTTACAAACGTATGACACAAATACCCGGTCCTCCTTTAGAGGAACACAGGGACGGATCGGATGTAACGATATCTTACGCACCTTATGAATATATCctaatgaaagaaggaaaaggtcaCCCTCTACATAGTACAGAAATGCAGCAAGAAGAACATGTCAATCGAAAGactattattgatattcactTAGAATTACTAAACGAATCCCAAAACCAAAACGAAGAGCCCGAATTAACGAACAGAGTCGATTTTCTAGAAAATATCATGGCAGAAGAATTCATTAAAGAAGAACACACA
- a CDS encoding Lysophospholipase-like protein: MTGSTIYDAEIDIKPCTRLDGKPRLDSFFNKDGLLLRSYGWLVKNAIGIIILIHGLGSHARLTFLRHNVEIVNNNKAILKDGKNFYVYEDSWVEYFNKKGYSVYALDLQGHGLSDGYEKRNYHVNKFDDFAYDVMQYIARIQDSLPCGDSKDDATSDGNVDQGINKKRLPTYIMGISMGGNIALRILQLLGKSQSDANKMLNIKGCVSLSSMISVELLTSPGSYTYQLFFLPLSNIISDFFKNSRLISVLPYQRYPYMNDILMFDKIRFKGGITYQFGRELLNAMANLDKDIGYTLTNIPILFIHSKDDPFCYWRGVVSFYNRLKVRYKELRLLENMEHVLTGEPGNMKVLNSVLDWLASISKGLIKDKPNHDQQ, translated from the coding sequence atGACTGGTAGTACCATATACGACGCAGAAATAGATATAAAACCTTGTACTAGACTTGATGGAAAACCAAGGCttgattcattttttaacaaagATGGGTTGTTATTACGATCATACGGATGGTTAGTAAAGAACGCCATAggcattataattttaattcatGGTTTAGGTTCACATGCAAGATTGACCTTTTTAAGACATAACGTTGAAATTGTAAATAACAATAAAGCCATATTAAAagatgggaaaaatttttacgttTATGAAGATAGCTGGGtagaatattttaataaaaagggCTATTCAGTATATGCATTGGATTTACAAGGTCACGGTTTATCAGATGGATATGAGAAGCGCAATTATCATGTAAATAAGTTTGACGATTTCGCCTATGATGTAATGCAGTATATTGCTAGAATTCAAGATTCGTTGCCTTGTGGTGATAGTAAGGATGATGCAACTTCTGATGGAAATGTTGACCAAGGAATTAATAAGAAAAGACTTCCAACATACATTATGGGTATATCCATGGGCGGAAATATTGCATTAAGGATATTGCAATTATTGGGAAAGTCCCAGAGCGATGCAAATAAAATGTTAAATATAAAAGGGTGTGTCTCATTATCAAGTATGATTTCTGTTGAATTATTAACATCCCCAGGATCATATACGTAtcagttgttttttttacccttgtCGAACATTAtttctgatttttttaaaaactcaAGACTTATTTCGGTGTTGCCTTATCAAAGGTATCCGTATATGAATGACATTTTAATGTTTGATAAAATACGCTTCAAAGGAGGGATAACCTATCAATTTGGTCGCGAACTCCTAAATGCAATGGCGAACTTAGACAAAGACATAGGATATACTCTTACGAATATTCCTATTTTGTTTATACATTCAAAAGATGACCCATTTTGTTATTGGAGAGGCGTTGTATCATTTTATAATAGACTAAAAGTACGCTATAAAGAATTGCGTCTTCTGGAAAACATGGAACATGTATTAACTGGGGAACCAGGAAATATGAAAGTTTTAAACAGTGTTTTGGACTGGCTTGCTAGCATATCCAAAGGCTTAATAAAAGACAAGCCGAACCATGATCAACAATga